A part of Campylobacter ureolyticus ACS-301-V-Sch3b genomic DNA contains:
- a CDS encoding 4-hydroxy-3-methylbut-2-enyl diphosphate reductase, with the protein MKIELADSYGFCFGVKRAIRIAENTKDSATYGELIHNAEEIKRLKEHFNVKTLNTMQDLENENSIIIRTHGITKKDLDTFKSQNKKIIDATCPFVSKPQNIVEKMSKEGYDIVIFGDKNHPEVKGIMSYALKNVFVILSTDELIDKKISNKVAVVSQTTKKVEEFAKIVSYLITRSKEVRVFNTICNATLENQKAVEKLAKKADVMIIIGGKNSSNTKQLYLISKQICSDSYHIENESELKKKWFKGKNLCGISAGASTPDWIIKNVSNKIKELS; encoded by the coding sequence TTGAAAATTGAACTTGCTGATAGTTATGGATTTTGTTTTGGTGTAAAAAGAGCTATAAGAATCGCTGAAAATACAAAAGATAGTGCGACTTATGGCGAGCTTATTCATAATGCTGAAGAGATAAAAAGACTAAAAGAGCATTTTAATGTAAAAACATTAAATACAATGCAAGATTTAGAAAATGAAAATAGTATTATTATAAGAACTCATGGCATTACAAAAAAAGACTTAGATACTTTTAAATCTCAAAATAAAAAGATAATTGATGCAACTTGCCCATTTGTTTCTAAGCCTCAAAACATTGTTGAAAAAATGAGCAAAGAGGGTTATGATATTGTTATTTTTGGTGATAAAAATCATCCCGAAGTAAAAGGTATTATGAGTTATGCACTAAAAAATGTTTTTGTTATTTTAAGTACAGATGAACTTATAGATAAAAAAATTTCAAACAAAGTAGCAGTTGTTTCACAAACAACAAAAAAAGTTGAAGAATTTGCAAAAATAGTCTCTTATTTAATAACCAGATCAAAAGAAGTAAGAGTTTTTAATACAATTTGCAATGCTACTTTAGAAAATCAAAAAGCTGTAGAAAAGCTTGCAAAAAAAGCCGATGTAATGATAATAATTGGCGGAAAAAACTCATCAAATACAAAACAACTTTATTTAATATCAAAACAAATTTGTTCTGATAGTTACCATATAGAAAATGAAAGTGAGTTAAAAAAAAAGTGGTTTAAAGGCAAAAATTTATGTGGCATAAGTGCAGGAGCAAGCACGCCTGATTGGATTATAAAAAATGTTTCAAACAAAATAAAAGAGCTTTCATAA
- the aroA gene encoding 3-phosphoshikimate 1-carboxyvinyltransferase encodes MKIYALKTPIIGELSNIAFDKSISHRSAIFSLLSDKVSVIKNYLFADDTNATLEIIKLLGAKIEISKNLVKITPPKEIKEPNQILDCKNSGTAMRILMGLLASKNGFFILNGDKYLNQRPMKRVTKPLCEIGASIDGRDNGDKAPLCIRGNKLKYFEYESKIASAQVKSSLILAALNSNGCKFKEPELSRDHSEKMLISMGADIKRDGLSIDVNPLKNALKPLNIEVPNDPSSAFYFAVAASIIPDSHIVLKNVLLNKTRIEAYKVLEKMGANIEFIQTQNDYEKIGDIKVKFAKLKAIEVKENISWLIDEIPALAIAFACANGKSIIKNAKELRVKECDRIAVMVSGLRACGLEVSEFEDGFSVVSKGELKPAIIDSFGDHRIAMSFAILGLKSGMIIEDDECINASFPNFKEILKSLGVSVEN; translated from the coding sequence ATGAAAATTTATGCTTTAAAAACCCCTATAATTGGCGAGCTTTCAAATATAGCTTTTGATAAGTCTATTTCACATAGAAGTGCTATTTTTTCACTTTTAAGTGATAAAGTTTCGGTTATTAAAAACTATCTTTTTGCTGATGATACAAATGCAACTTTAGAGATAATTAAACTTCTTGGTGCAAAAATTGAAATTTCAAAAAATCTAGTAAAAATAACCCCTCCAAAAGAGATAAAAGAACCAAATCAAATTCTAGATTGTAAAAACTCAGGCACTGCGATGAGAATTTTAATGGGGTTATTGGCTAGCAAAAATGGTTTTTTTATTTTAAATGGGGATAAATATTTAAACCAAAGACCAATGAAAAGAGTTACAAAACCATTATGTGAAATAGGAGCGAGCATAGATGGAAGAGATAATGGCGATAAAGCACCACTTTGCATAAGAGGAAACAAGCTAAAATATTTTGAATATGAAAGTAAAATTGCCTCAGCGCAAGTAAAATCTTCTTTAATTTTGGCTGCACTTAATTCAAATGGATGCAAATTTAAAGAACCTGAGTTAAGCCGCGATCATAGTGAAAAAATGCTTATTTCAATGGGTGCTGACATTAAAAGAGATGGTCTTAGCATAGATGTAAATCCTCTTAAAAATGCATTAAAACCACTAAATATTGAGGTTCCAAATGACCCAAGTTCAGCTTTTTATTTTGCCGTTGCAGCATCAATCATACCTGATTCACATATTGTTTTGAAAAATGTTTTGCTTAATAAAACTAGAATTGAAGCCTATAAAGTTTTAGAAAAAATGGGTGCTAATATTGAGTTTATTCAAACACAAAATGATTATGAAAAAATCGGAGATATAAAGGTTAAATTTGCAAAATTAAAAGCTATTGAAGTAAAAGAAAATATTTCTTGGTTAATTGATGAAATTCCAGCCTTAGCCATTGCATTTGCGTGTGCTAATGGAAAAAGCATTATAAAAAATGCAAAAGAGCTAAGAGTAAAAGAGTGTGATAGAATCGCTGTTATGGTTAGTGGATTAAGAGCATGTGGGCTTGAGGTTAGTGAGTTTGAGGATGGATTTAGTGTTGTATCAAAAGGTGAATTAAAACCTGCCATAATTGATAGTTTTGGTGATCACAGAATTGCTATGAGTTTTGCAATTTTAGGTTTAAAAAGTGGAATGATAATAGAAGATGATGAGTGCATAAACGCATCTTTTCCAAATTTTAAAGAAATTTTAAAAAGTCTTGGAGTAAGTGTTGAAAATTGA